In the Hyphomonadaceae bacterium BL14 genome, one interval contains:
- the proC gene encoding pyrroline-5-carboxylate reductase — protein MGAALAAGWLKKSRNRVEPERIVFIDPNLSDAARALADANGVRCEPALTPTLARQVSDIVIAVKPAMVTDVLAPLKDQLPEDALVVSIAAGVTLRTLGRALPGRPAVRAMPNTPGAIGKGVSVCVANEAGDGPDERARAEMLLKPAGPVEWVDDERLMDVVTAVSGSGPAYVFLFCEALAAAAEAEGLPRELAQRLAVRTVAGSGALLTSGQGDASELRRTVTSPGGTTQAGLDALMGGSGLPGLVRNAVAAAARRSRQLGSDSN, from the coding sequence ATGGGTGCGGCTCTTGCGGCGGGCTGGCTGAAAAAATCACGCAACCGGGTCGAGCCCGAACGGATCGTGTTCATCGACCCGAATTTGAGCGATGCCGCGCGCGCGCTGGCTGACGCCAATGGCGTGCGTTGCGAACCGGCGCTGACGCCGACGCTGGCCCGGCAGGTCAGCGATATCGTGATTGCGGTCAAGCCGGCCATGGTCACCGATGTGCTCGCCCCGCTCAAAGATCAACTGCCCGAGGACGCGCTTGTGGTGTCGATCGCTGCAGGTGTGACGCTGCGCACGCTGGGCCGGGCGCTGCCGGGCCGTCCGGCCGTGCGCGCCATGCCCAACACGCCCGGTGCCATCGGCAAGGGTGTCTCGGTGTGCGTGGCCAATGAAGCCGGTGACGGCCCTGACGAGCGCGCGCGGGCCGAAATGTTGCTGAAACCGGCCGGTCCGGTGGAGTGGGTGGATGATGAGCGCCTGATGGACGTGGTTACGGCCGTGTCCGGGTCCGGGCCCGCCTATGTCTTCCTGTTCTGCGAGGCGCTGGCCGCCGCAGCTGAAGCCGAGGGCCTGCCGCGCGAGCTGGCCCAGAGACTGGCCGTGCGCACGGTGGCGGGCTCCGGCGCGCTGCTGACCAGCGGCCAGGGCGATGCCAGTGAGCTGCGCCGCACCGTCACCTCGCCCGGCGGCACGACCCAGGCGGGCCTCGACGCCCTGATGGGCGGGTCTGGCCTGCCAGGCCTGGTGCGAAACGCCGTGGCCGCCGCGGCTCGCCGCTCGCGTCAGCTTGGATCGGATTCGAACTAG
- a CDS encoding YbjN domain-containing protein — translation MDLNTQEVSGVFDPLESIEQAVVAEQYPYERDELELHMAVPGAWRDHQIWFAYRPELDVIHICASLELKAPDHRLREVCELITRLNERLWVGHFDVWSDDGSIVFRHALTLPDLDRVSEAQAAALIVAAKEAGERLYPAFHYLLWSGKTPTEAVAAAMFDTVGEA, via the coding sequence ATGGATCTCAATACCCAGGAAGTATCGGGCGTGTTTGATCCGCTCGAATCCATCGAACAGGCCGTCGTGGCCGAGCAATATCCCTATGAGCGCGACGAGTTGGAGCTGCACATGGCTGTGCCGGGTGCTTGGCGCGATCACCAGATCTGGTTCGCCTACCGCCCGGAACTGGACGTCATCCATATCTGCGCCAGCCTGGAGCTGAAAGCGCCCGACCATCGCCTGCGCGAAGTGTGCGAACTGATCACGCGCCTCAATGAGCGGCTTTGGGTTGGACATTTTGATGTGTGGAGCGATGACGGCTCGATTGTCTTCCGTCACGCACTGACATTGCCGGACCTTGACCGGGTGTCGGAGGCGCAGGCGGCAGCGCTGATCGTTGCGGCCAAGGAGGCCGGCGAGCGGCTTTACCCAGCCTTCCACTATCTGCTGTGGAGCGGGAAAACCCCGACCGAAGCGGTCGCGGCGGCCATGTTTGATACGGTCGGGGAAGCCTGA
- a CDS encoding accessory factor UbiK family protein, producing the protein MQSRSPLFADFADLMTDAFSAAQSAGEEARAVFRAQAERMASELDLVTRDEVESLRAQSDAALAEIESLKARLAALEAAAAPKPAARKPAAKPTTAKKPK; encoded by the coding sequence ATGCAGTCTCGCAGTCCCTTGTTCGCCGATTTCGCCGACCTGATGACGGACGCGTTCAGCGCCGCTCAGTCCGCCGGAGAAGAGGCGCGCGCGGTGTTCCGCGCCCAAGCCGAACGCATGGCGTCCGAGCTGGATCTGGTCACGCGCGACGAGGTTGAAAGCCTGCGCGCCCAGAGTGACGCGGCGCTCGCCGAAATCGAATCACTCAAAGCCCGTCTGGCGGCTCTGGAAGCGGCCGCCGCGCCAAAACCCGCCGCCCGAAAGCCGGCAGCGAAACCCACCACGGCGAAAAAGCCCAAATAA
- the lgt gene encoding prolipoprotein diacylglyceryl transferase, whose amino-acid sequence MQPCQSSFDLIDPVLFSIGWFELRWYALAYIAGLFLGYMLVLHVTKRPALWGTTPKTQIAPFDTKFVEDLLLWVMVGVIGGGRIGFVLFYQTSMIWEEPLRVITGITDGGMSFHGGLIGVALAMYLTARAHGAPLLRVADAVALATPIGLLLGRLANFINGELWGRPAPDLPWAMTFAADRLCLARHPSQLYEAFLEGAVLLAILTVLVWRFRALARPGLVTGAFLIGYGVFRASVELVREPDRQMPEALQGYVTMGMLLCIPMILAGAYLVWRARTQPAAKA is encoded by the coding sequence ATGCAGCCCTGCCAGTCCAGCTTCGACCTGATCGATCCGGTACTGTTTTCCATCGGCTGGTTCGAGCTGCGCTGGTACGCGCTGGCTTACATCGCCGGGCTGTTCCTCGGCTACATGCTGGTGCTGCACGTGACCAAGCGCCCGGCCCTGTGGGGCACGACGCCCAAGACGCAGATCGCACCCTTCGACACGAAATTTGTCGAGGATCTTTTGTTGTGGGTGATGGTGGGCGTGATCGGCGGCGGGCGGATCGGCTTTGTCCTGTTCTACCAGACCAGCATGATCTGGGAGGAGCCGCTGCGCGTGATAACCGGCATCACCGATGGCGGGATGAGCTTTCATGGCGGGCTGATCGGCGTAGCGCTGGCGATGTATCTCACGGCGCGCGCCCATGGTGCCCCGCTCTTGCGCGTCGCTGACGCAGTAGCGCTGGCCACGCCCATCGGCCTCTTGCTGGGGCGGCTGGCCAATTTCATCAATGGCGAGCTGTGGGGCCGGCCGGCACCGGACCTGCCCTGGGCAATGACATTCGCCGCGGACCGGCTCTGCCTGGCGCGTCACCCCAGCCAGCTTTACGAAGCCTTCCTGGAAGGTGCGGTGCTGCTGGCGATCCTGACCGTTCTGGTCTGGCGCTTCCGCGCGCTGGCCAGACCCGGCCTCGTCACCGGCGCATTCCTGATCGGCTACGGCGTGTTCCGCGCGTCTGTCGAGCTGGTGCGCGAACCGGACCGGCAGATGCCCGAAGCTCTACAGGGCTATGTCACCATGGGCATGCTGCTGTGCATTCCGATGATCCTGGCAGGCGCGTACCTGGTGTGGCGCGCCCGCACCCAGCCCGCAGCCAAGGCCTGA
- the ftsZ gene encoding cell division protein FtsZ gives MPLNLSAPETTELKPRILVFGVGGAGGNAVNNMIDASLEGVDFVVANTDAQALARSRCERRVQMGAGITEGLGAGARPEVGQQAAEDSLAEITEQLQGAHMVFITAGMGGGTGTGAAPVIARAARELNILTVGVITKPFQFEGSRRMRLAEEGIERLQQHVDTLIIIPNQNLFRIATEKTTFAEAFSLADQVLHSGVRGITDLMVMPGLINLDFADVRTVMNEMGKAMMGTGEATGDKRAIEAANNAINNPLLDDVSMKGAKGVLINITGGMDMTLYEVDEAANRIRDEVDEDANIIVGSTFDEALEGIIRVSVVATGIDGEALQAADPRRRAPAEVTPAWKGREARPQRQAEPLVRRAADAVAVNETPHAAPFAPAAQTPVETAATYVETTGITDHHPQDHYNEAHVWDEIPEAPAEKPAVVHAQERLAREVNAPLQTAPAAHPQADAPRGLRSLFGRRPKPAPATVKRDPLSSRPAEAPPARQAAPQPTPRATAHTVRQVQPVPAPRGDLFGETLDEGELEIPAFLRRQAN, from the coding sequence ATGCCCCTCAACCTGTCCGCGCCCGAAACCACTGAGCTCAAGCCGCGAATCCTCGTGTTTGGCGTCGGCGGCGCCGGCGGCAATGCCGTTAACAACATGATCGACGCGTCACTGGAGGGCGTGGATTTTGTGGTCGCCAATACCGACGCTCAGGCACTGGCCCGCTCGCGCTGCGAGCGCCGGGTGCAGATGGGTGCCGGCATCACCGAGGGTCTGGGTGCCGGGGCGCGCCCCGAGGTCGGCCAGCAGGCAGCTGAGGACTCTCTGGCGGAGATCACCGAGCAGCTTCAGGGCGCGCACATGGTGTTCATCACCGCAGGCATGGGCGGCGGCACTGGCACCGGTGCCGCGCCGGTCATCGCGCGCGCCGCGCGTGAGCTGAATATCCTGACCGTGGGCGTCATCACCAAGCCATTCCAGTTCGAAGGCTCGCGCCGCATGCGCTTGGCCGAGGAAGGCATCGAGCGCCTTCAGCAGCATGTCGATACGCTGATCATCATTCCCAACCAGAACCTGTTCCGCATCGCCACCGAGAAGACCACCTTCGCCGAAGCGTTCTCGCTGGCCGACCAGGTGCTGCACTCGGGCGTGCGCGGCATCACCGATCTGATGGTTATGCCCGGCCTGATCAATCTGGACTTCGCCGATGTGCGCACCGTGATGAACGAGATGGGCAAGGCGATGATGGGCACCGGCGAGGCCACGGGCGACAAGCGCGCCATCGAAGCGGCCAACAACGCCATCAACAACCCCCTGCTCGACGACGTGTCGATGAAGGGTGCCAAGGGCGTGCTCATCAACATCACCGGCGGCATGGACATGACGCTGTATGAAGTCGACGAGGCGGCCAACCGCATCCGCGACGAGGTGGACGAAGACGCCAATATCATCGTGGGCTCCACGTTTGACGAAGCTCTTGAGGGCATCATCCGTGTGTCCGTCGTTGCCACCGGCATTGACGGCGAAGCCCTCCAGGCCGCCGATCCGCGCCGCCGCGCTCCCGCTGAAGTCACCCCGGCCTGGAAAGGCCGCGAAGCCCGCCCGCAGCGCCAGGCCGAACCGCTGGTGCGCCGCGCAGCCGACGCTGTGGCTGTGAACGAAACCCCGCACGCCGCGCCGTTCGCCCCGGCGGCTCAGACCCCTGTTGAGACCGCCGCCACCTATGTGGAGACGACCGGCATTACCGATCACCACCCGCAAGATCACTACAACGAAGCCCATGTCTGGGACGAGATCCCTGAAGCGCCTGCCGAGAAACCGGCCGTGGTCCACGCCCAGGAGCGCCTGGCGCGCGAGGTGAACGCGCCGCTTCAGACAGCCCCTGCTGCACACCCGCAAGCCGACGCGCCGCGCGGCCTGCGCTCGCTGTTCGGCCGCCGCCCGAAGCCGGCCCCGGCCACGGTCAAGCGTGATCCGCTGAGCTCGCGCCCGGCAGAAGCCCCGCCGGCGCGCCAGGCAGCCCCCCAGCCTACCCCGCGTGCCACGGCCCACACCGTGCGTCAGGTCCAGCCGGTTCCTGCGCCGCGCGGCGATCTATTCGGTGAAACCCTGGACGAAGGCGAACTGGAAATCCCCGCCTTTCTGCGCCGCCAGGCCAACTAG
- a CDS encoding FAD-dependent monooxygenase: MRAAVVGSGIAGLASAAHLARAGHQVTIFERFAEPRPVGAGLLLQPSGLLALDTLDLRGEAVARGARVSRLNGRNARGRTVLDLRYSDARKGDYGVGIHRASLFNLLLDAARDAGANWRTGADVIDIAAPDTDTPCLTLADGETTAPFDLIVVCDGAHSRLRRIVCPQARERVFPWGAFWAIRPDPDGAREGELEQVYDGCRIMIGLLPVGDNPADPLGRPGVSVFWSVRSTERDAVLAAGDEAFRDGFTRYWPRAGLAVGEAGLNDFAYAAYQDTLCPRWRRGRIMLLGDAAHAMSPQLGQGANLALCDAAELAAAMAGHVPVHHAIKATERARRPATTYYGLMSRALTPVFQSSSRLLGWVRDIVFNLSGRLPGLRHWMGWTLTGRGRLPW, from the coding sequence ATGCGCGCGGCGGTGGTCGGCAGTGGCATAGCCGGGCTCGCCAGCGCCGCCCACCTCGCCCGTGCCGGGCATCAGGTGACCATCTTTGAACGCTTCGCCGAGCCCCGCCCTGTGGGAGCGGGGCTGCTGCTGCAGCCCAGCGGGCTGCTGGCGCTGGATACACTGGACCTGCGCGGCGAGGCCGTGGCGCGCGGGGCGCGGGTCAGCCGGCTGAACGGGCGCAACGCCAGGGGCCGCACCGTGCTGGACCTGCGCTACAGCGATGCACGCAAAGGCGATTACGGCGTCGGCATTCACCGCGCCAGCCTGTTCAACCTGCTGCTGGATGCAGCGCGCGACGCGGGGGCGAACTGGCGCACGGGTGCGGACGTGATCGATATCGCAGCGCCGGACACCGATACGCCCTGTCTCACGCTGGCGGACGGCGAGACCACGGCACCGTTTGATCTCATTGTGGTGTGCGACGGGGCCCATTCACGCCTGCGCCGGATCGTCTGCCCGCAGGCGCGAGAGCGGGTCTTCCCCTGGGGGGCCTTCTGGGCCATCCGCCCTGATCCTGATGGCGCGCGCGAGGGTGAGCTGGAGCAGGTGTATGACGGCTGCCGGATCATGATCGGGCTTCTGCCCGTGGGCGATAACCCGGCTGATCCGCTGGGGCGCCCGGGGGTGAGCGTGTTCTGGTCGGTGCGCAGCACTGAGCGCGACGCAGTCCTGGCAGCAGGTGACGAGGCTTTCCGTGATGGCTTCACCCGCTACTGGCCGCGCGCCGGACTGGCGGTGGGCGAAGCGGGGCTGAACGATTTTGCCTATGCCGCCTATCAGGACACGCTGTGTCCGCGCTGGCGGCGCGGGCGGATCATGCTGCTGGGCGATGCGGCCCACGCCATGAGCCCGCAGCTGGGGCAGGGCGCCAATCTGGCGCTGTGCGACGCGGCGGAGCTAGCCGCAGCGATGGCCGGCCACGTGCCGGTGCACCACGCGATCAAGGCTACTGAACGCGCGCGCCGGCCCGCCACGACCTATTATGGCCTGATGAGCCGGGCGCTCACGCCGGTTTTCCAGTCCTCGTCCAGGCTCTTGGGTTGGGTGCGCGATATTGTCTTCAACCTGTCGGGGCGGCTGCCGGGCCTGCGCCACTGGATGGGCTGGACGCTGACGGGGCGTGGCCGCCTGCCATGGTGA
- a CDS encoding DUF4169 family protein: MTKPVNLSQYRKAKTRADKARAADVNRVVHGTPKAVRDLAQARQAQAARRIEAHRRTGEGEADGQGADPQRTDGDGE; the protein is encoded by the coding sequence ATGACCAAGCCGGTCAATCTGAGTCAGTACAGGAAGGCGAAGACGCGCGCTGACAAGGCGCGGGCGGCGGATGTGAACCGCGTGGTGCACGGGACGCCCAAGGCGGTGCGCGATCTGGCGCAGGCGCGTCAGGCTCAGGCGGCGCGCCGGATTGAGGCGCATCGGCGCACGGGCGAGGGTGAGGCGGACGGGCAGGGTGCCGATCCGCAGCGGACAGACGGAGACGGCGAATAA
- a CDS encoding SAM-dependent methyltransferase has protein sequence MTEEFRPAEVLAARLRDRITSEGPLPVSAYMMQALFDPMAGFYATKDPLGAHNDFITAPEISQMFGELIGLWAVECWSQMGEPDPVQLIELGPGTGRMMSDVVRVLRAAPGLIDAAEATLVEVSPALKMVQGRTLAGAPVPIRWAPRLEAVRPGTTLLLANEFLDCLPIRQAVKHDGVWRERCVAMHPDDAERFAFVLGAAFSAPDLALIPEALRDLPDGSLVELRPADAAVIDAVAERLNDHPGYALFIDYGATGPEHGDTLQAIRKHEKVDPLDAPGTADLTAWVAFDALAREGLRAGLQVFGPAQQGGFLKGLGLDVRAALLAKAQDTAGRARLERQAARLSAPEEMGTLFKVIAFASPGLAPPPGLDRFVPPQ, from the coding sequence ATGACCGAGGAATTCCGCCCCGCTGAAGTGCTCGCTGCGCGCCTGCGCGACCGCATCACCAGCGAAGGCCCCCTGCCCGTCAGCGCCTACATGATGCAGGCACTGTTTGATCCCATGGCCGGCTTCTACGCCACCAAGGATCCGCTGGGGGCCCACAACGACTTCATCACCGCCCCGGAAATCAGCCAGATGTTCGGAGAGCTGATCGGGCTGTGGGCGGTGGAGTGCTGGAGCCAGATGGGCGAGCCCGACCCGGTCCAGCTCATCGAGCTCGGCCCCGGCACCGGGCGCATGATGAGCGATGTCGTGCGCGTGCTGCGCGCGGCACCGGGCCTCATCGACGCGGCCGAAGCCACGCTGGTTGAGGTCAGCCCGGCGCTGAAAATGGTTCAGGGACGCACGCTGGCCGGAGCGCCGGTCCCGATACGCTGGGCACCGCGTCTGGAAGCCGTGCGGCCGGGCACGACACTTCTTTTGGCCAATGAATTCCTCGACTGCCTGCCCATCCGTCAGGCGGTGAAGCATGACGGCGTCTGGCGCGAGCGCTGCGTGGCGATGCATCCCGATGACGCCGAGCGCTTTGCCTTCGTCCTCGGCGCAGCGTTCAGCGCGCCTGACCTGGCCCTGATCCCGGAAGCCTTGCGTGATCTGCCGGACGGGTCGCTGGTGGAGCTGCGCCCGGCTGACGCGGCGGTGATCGACGCCGTGGCCGAGCGGCTGAATGATCATCCCGGCTATGCGCTGTTCATCGACTATGGCGCGACCGGGCCCGAGCACGGCGACACGCTGCAGGCCATCCGCAAGCACGAGAAGGTCGATCCGCTCGACGCGCCCGGCACAGCCGACCTGACCGCCTGGGTGGCGTTCGACGCGCTGGCGCGCGAGGGGCTCAGGGCCGGACTGCAGGTGTTTGGCCCGGCGCAGCAGGGTGGCTTTCTCAAGGGCCTCGGCCTGGACGTGCGCGCCGCCCTGCTTGCCAAGGCTCAGGACACAGCGGGCCGCGCCCGGCTGGAGCGTCAGGCCGCCAGGCTGAGCGCACCGGAGGAGATGGGCACCCTGTTCAAGGTGATCGCCTTCGCTTCGCCGGGCCTCGCCCCGCCGCCGGGTCTTGACCGGTTCGTCCCGCCGCAGTGA
- a CDS encoding phosphoenolpyruvate carboxykinase, which produces MADGQISTRDLRDLGVTDAILHYNWTEEALYEEAVRRGEGRVARGGALVVTTGQHTGRSARDKFTVRDATTEDTVWWDFNVAMEPAHFDALWADVRAHMAGRELFVQELHGGADPAHRLPVRVVTELAWHGLFIRHLLRRPARADLSRFEPGFTIINLPSFTADPARHGVRSETVIAVNFAQRLVVIAGTSYAGETKKAVFTILNYLLPEKRIMPMHCSVNVGEAGDAAVFFGLSGTGKTTLSADPRRTLIGDDEHGWSPDGLFNFEGGCYAKMIRLSAEAEPQIHATTRMWGTVLENVVMDPATRELDLDDASLAENSRGAYPLHYIPNACDRNVCGHPRNIVMLTCDAFGVMPPIARLTPSMAMYHFLSGYTAKVAGTEKGVTEPSATFSTCFGAPFMPRHPAEYGALLKDLIAQHGVNCWLVNTGWTGGPYGMGERMPIKVTRALLNAALDGSLADAQMRTDPVFGFAVPTQVEGVDPKLLDPRQTWANPADYDAQARKLADMFVANFEKFAAHVDEHVRAAAPKAGA; this is translated from the coding sequence ATGGCTGACGGCCAGATATCGACCCGGGATCTGCGCGATCTCGGCGTGACGGACGCAATCCTGCACTATAACTGGACTGAAGAAGCGCTCTACGAAGAGGCCGTGCGCCGCGGTGAAGGCCGTGTCGCCAGAGGCGGCGCGCTGGTGGTCACGACCGGCCAGCACACCGGCCGCTCGGCGCGTGACAAGTTCACGGTGCGCGATGCGACCACCGAAGACACCGTCTGGTGGGATTTCAATGTCGCGATGGAGCCTGCGCATTTCGACGCGCTCTGGGCAGACGTGCGCGCCCATATGGCCGGGCGCGAACTATTCGTGCAGGAGCTTCACGGCGGGGCCGATCCGGCCCACCGTCTGCCGGTGCGTGTGGTCACCGAGCTCGCCTGGCACGGCCTGTTCATCCGCCACCTCCTGCGCCGGCCGGCACGCGCGGACCTGTCGAGGTTCGAGCCCGGCTTCACCATCATCAACCTGCCGAGCTTCACGGCCGATCCCGCACGCCATGGCGTGCGGTCGGAAACCGTCATCGCGGTCAATTTCGCCCAGCGCCTCGTCGTGATCGCAGGCACCTCCTACGCGGGCGAGACCAAGAAGGCGGTCTTCACCATCCTCAACTACCTGCTGCCCGAAAAGCGCATCATGCCGATGCATTGCTCGGTCAATGTGGGTGAGGCGGGCGATGCGGCCGTGTTCTTCGGCCTGTCGGGAACGGGCAAGACCACCCTGTCGGCCGATCCCAGACGCACCCTCATCGGAGATGACGAGCATGGCTGGTCGCCCGACGGCCTGTTCAATTTCGAGGGCGGTTGCTACGCCAAGATGATCCGCCTGTCGGCCGAGGCCGAGCCGCAAATCCACGCCACCACGCGCATGTGGGGCACGGTGCTGGAAAACGTGGTGATGGACCCGGCCACGCGCGAGCTTGATCTGGACGATGCCTCGCTGGCGGAGAACTCGCGCGGGGCCTACCCGCTGCACTACATCCCCAACGCCTGCGACAGGAATGTCTGCGGCCATCCACGCAATATCGTGATGCTGACCTGTGACGCGTTCGGCGTCATGCCGCCCATCGCAAGGCTGACGCCGTCCATGGCCATGTATCACTTCCTGTCGGGGTACACCGCCAAGGTTGCCGGCACCGAGAAGGGCGTTACCGAGCCCAGCGCCACCTTCTCCACCTGCTTTGGCGCGCCCTTCATGCCGCGTCACCCGGCCGAATACGGTGCGCTCCTGAAAGACCTGATCGCGCAGCACGGCGTCAATTGCTGGCTAGTCAACACAGGCTGGACGGGTGGGCCCTATGGCATGGGCGAACGCATGCCGATCAAGGTGACGCGCGCGCTCCTGAACGCGGCGCTCGACGGCTCGCTGGCGGACGCGCAGATGCGCACGGATCCGGTGTTCGGCTTTGCTGTGCCCACCCAGGTGGAGGGCGTCGATCCCAAGCTCCTCGACCCGCGCCAGACCTGGGCCAACCCGGCCGACTATGACGCCCAGGCGCGCAAGCTCGCCGACATGTTCGTGGCCAATTTCGAGAAGTTCGCCGCCCATGTGGATGAGCACGTGCGCGCCGCAGCGCCGAAAGCGGGGGCGTAA
- a CDS encoding ribbon-helix-helix domain-containing protein: MLRKRSVTLAGHATSLALEEDFWRELDAAAAAEGAPLARLIARIDAARAQDDPDAPLSSACRVWVLRRALARSSA; this comes from the coding sequence ATGCTGCGCAAGCGGTCTGTGACGCTCGCCGGTCACGCTACATCGCTGGCGCTGGAAGAGGATTTCTGGCGGGAACTCGATGCGGCGGCGGCGGCCGAGGGCGCGCCGCTGGCCCGGCTGATTGCTCGGATTGATGCGGCGCGGGCGCAGGATGATCCGGATGCGCCTTTGTCCAGCGCCTGCCGGGTATGGGTGCTGCGGCGGGCGCTGGCGCGGAGTTCGGCTTAA
- the lpxC gene encoding UDP-3-O-acyl-N-acetylglucosamine deacetylase, producing the protein MMERTTLAAPAVCAGIGLHTGARVRMVMKPAAVGSGIVFDRTDLTLDDTRIPARREYVRSTDLGTTLVNDAGASVATVEHLMAALAGLGVDDVLLELDGPEAPAMDGSSAPFVELMLHAGLKTSAAPRRAIQVLRPVSVSDGARQAEFLPALKQTIDIEIDFSDPAIGRQAFAFEVTRENFRTLVAPARTFGFRRDLGALLSAGLARGSSLDNSVVLTDSGVENPEGLRFADEFVRHKALDVLGDLYLAGAPILGLYRATRPGHGLNAKALGALLADTSAWRWVNLREADDGEVWRAQG; encoded by the coding sequence ATGATGGAACGCACCACACTGGCCGCTCCGGCCGTTTGCGCCGGCATAGGCCTGCACACTGGTGCCCGTGTGCGCATGGTGATGAAACCCGCCGCGGTGGGTTCCGGCATCGTGTTTGATCGCACCGATCTCACCCTGGACGACACCCGGATTCCGGCCCGGCGCGAGTATGTGCGCTCGACCGATCTGGGCACCACCTTGGTCAATGACGCCGGTGCCTCGGTGGCGACGGTAGAGCATCTCATGGCGGCCCTTGCGGGGCTGGGCGTGGATGATGTGCTGCTCGAGCTCGACGGCCCCGAAGCGCCCGCCATGGACGGCTCATCGGCCCCCTTTGTGGAGCTGATGCTGCATGCGGGCCTCAAAACCAGCGCCGCGCCGCGCCGCGCCATTCAGGTGCTGCGCCCGGTTTCGGTGAGCGATGGTGCGCGTCAGGCCGAGTTCCTGCCTGCGCTGAAGCAGACCATCGATATCGAGATCGATTTCAGCGATCCGGCCATTGGACGTCAGGCCTTCGCGTTCGAAGTCACGCGTGAAAACTTCCGCACCCTGGTGGCACCGGCGCGCACGTTCGGCTTCCGCCGTGATCTAGGCGCGCTTCTGAGCGCCGGCCTGGCTCGCGGCAGTTCGCTGGACAATTCGGTTGTGCTCACAGACAGCGGCGTGGAAAACCCCGAGGGCCTGCGCTTTGCTGACGAGTTCGTGCGCCACAAGGCGCTGGACGTGCTGGGCGATCTGTATCTGGCCGGTGCGCCGATCCTGGGCCTCTACCGCGCCACCCGTCCCGGCCATGGCCTGAACGCCAAGGCGCTGGGCGCACTGCTGGCCGATACCAGTGCCTGGCGGTGGGTCAATCTGCGCGAGGCCGATGACGGCGAAGTCTGGCGCGCCCAAGGCTAG
- a CDS encoding DNA cytosine methyltransferase: MAADSRYSFYEFFCGGGMARLGLGRHWRCDFANDIDPAKLAAYTENFGAHGLRGGDVGDVVPGELPGAADLAWASFPCQDLSLAGPRGGLKAARSGVFYGFWHLIEALQGEGRAPRLIGLENVPGLLTCSGGADFTALCEALDAGGYRFGAVEIDARWFTPQSRPRLFVLALRKDIPIPDDLALASEPDHLSPFLTGAVRRAAARLPDRLKASWVWWALPVPPRPNAALIDVLEPARTIPWHSPEETRRLIAMMSAPSRARLAEARNGPGPVAGALYRRMRVENGVKVQRAEVRFDGLAGCLRTPGGGSSRQFVVWVRNGKVRTRPMTAREYARLMGLPEDYRLPSRDNAALHLAGDGVSVDAVAFLRESLFEPVLDYARTAVLAAE, encoded by the coding sequence ATGGCCGCTGATTCCCGATACAGTTTTTACGAGTTCTTCTGCGGCGGTGGCATGGCCCGTCTGGGCCTCGGACGTCATTGGCGCTGCGATTTCGCCAATGATATCGATCCGGCCAAGCTTGCAGCCTACACTGAGAATTTCGGCGCGCACGGACTGCGCGGTGGGGATGTGGGCGATGTGGTGCCGGGCGAATTGCCCGGCGCGGCGGATCTCGCCTGGGCGAGCTTTCCCTGTCAGGATCTGTCGCTGGCCGGTCCGCGAGGCGGGCTGAAAGCCGCGCGCTCGGGCGTGTTCTACGGCTTCTGGCACCTGATAGAGGCGCTGCAGGGCGAAGGCCGGGCGCCGCGCCTGATCGGGCTGGAGAATGTGCCGGGCCTGCTGACCTGTTCGGGTGGCGCGGATTTTACGGCTTTGTGCGAGGCGCTGGATGCGGGCGGCTATCGCTTCGGGGCTGTGGAAATCGATGCGCGCTGGTTCACCCCGCAGTCGCGCCCGCGCCTGTTCGTGCTGGCCCTGCGCAAGGATATCCCGATCCCCGATGATCTGGCGCTGGCGAGCGAGCCCGATCACCTCTCCCCCTTCCTGACCGGTGCGGTGCGACGGGCGGCGGCGCGGCTGCCGGACCGGTTGAAGGCCAGCTGGGTCTGGTGGGCCTTGCCCGTGCCGCCACGCCCCAATGCGGCGCTGATCGATGTTCTGGAGCCTGCGCGCACCATCCCCTGGCACAGCCCGGAAGAAACGCGCCGTCTGATTGCCATGATGAGCGCGCCGTCGCGTGCGCGTCTGGCCGAAGCGCGCAATGGGCCGGGACCTGTGGCGGGCGCGCTGTACCGGCGCATGCGGGTTGAGAACGGCGTGAAGGTCCAGCGCGCCGAAGTACGCTTCGACGGGCTGGCAGGTTGCCTGCGCACCCCCGGCGGCGGGTCCTCCCGCCAGTTCGTCGTCTGGGTCAGAAACGGCAAGGTGAGAACCCGGCCCATGACGGCGCGCGAATACGCCCGTCTGATGGGCCTGCCCGAGGATTACCGCCTGCCGTCTCGCGACAATGCGGCGCTGCATCTGGCTGGTGATGGCGTGTCAGTGGACGCGGTGGCGTTCCTGCGCGAAAGCCTGTTCGAGCCGGTGCTCGATTACGCACGCACCGCCGTGCTGGCGGCGGAATAG